From Cetobacterium ceti, the proteins below share one genomic window:
- a CDS encoding prepilin peptidase → MEYKIYILCLLVGSIYLGIMDYRKYEMSNRVLLFLTILSFLYNKKLDISFEEGVLGGSVYILPFLFIYGYISDFYGKECLGFGDIKLLFFFGILLTYKGLGELILYFNCLTITSLLYFLLLLKKYNKDKMIPFGPSIIVSSWLFYFFRDYFL, encoded by the coding sequence ATGGAATATAAAATATATATTTTATGTTTATTAGTGGGTTCAATTTATTTAGGAATTATGGATTATAGAAAATATGAGATGTCAAATAGAGTATTATTATTTTTAACCATCCTTAGTTTTTTATATAATAAAAAATTAGATATATCATTTGAAGAGGGTGTTTTAGGTGGGAGTGTTTATATACTTCCATTTTTATTTATATATGGATATATAAGTGATTTTTACGGAAAAGAGTGTTTAGGATTTGGAGATATTAAATTACTATTTTTCTTTGGGATATTATTAACTTATAAGGGATTAGGAGAATTAATATTATATTTTAATTGCTTAACAATAACTTCTTTATTATATTTTCTTCTTCTTTTGAAAAAATATAATAAAGATAAAATGATACCCTTTGGGCCATCTATAATTGTAAGTTCATGGTTATTTTATTTTTTTAGAGACTATTTTTTATGA
- a CDS encoding type II secretion system protein codes for MKNKGFTMVEIIVVLAIVGILSGFIVPKAQKQIGISKDLRAINILTALRTANSMFFLEKNNSLQVGDFTEEKLQLLREYLPEAIHSKIIIENGIINIDIGGKINQNNETIYGGKLNLVVDELGEIKFKSNFKNLNGEPWNGI; via the coding sequence TTGAAAAATAAAGGTTTTACAATGGTAGAGATAATTGTAGTTTTAGCTATTGTGGGAATATTGTCTGGATTTATTGTACCTAAAGCACAAAAACAAATAGGAATTTCTAAAGATTTACGAGCTATAAATATATTAACTGCTCTGCGGACTGCAAATAGTATGTTTTTTTTAGAAAAAAATAATTCTTTACAGGTAGGAGATTTTACAGAGGAGAAATTACAATTATTAAGAGAATATTTGCCAGAAGCGATCCATTCAAAAATAATAATTGAAAATGGAATAATAAATATAGATATAGGAGGAAAAATAAATCAAAATAATGAGACTATTTATGGAGGAAAATTGAATTTAGTTGTAGATGAATTGGGAGAAATAAAATTTAAAAGTAATTTTAAAAATTTAAATGGAGAACCATGGAATGGAATATAA
- a CDS encoding type II secretion system F family protein: protein MLNKYIYSCMNESGKILKGEILEVSLEDAKKELKNKYKIILKIKLDNENLKKISPNKLKLFIKTMGSLLEGGITLKNALKTNLKLLKDAKVKKMVEKLIDNIEMGYSLSEILKKYTKIKKIYIVFLEVGEVTGNIGKAFKIIDTMQERESKYKMKFYGIMAYPLITIIFSFFILIGMSIFIAPKILEIYSTSEAKLPIITRIIIIILEILKKYFYIIFLFIFLFIYGLKNKKIRNVIFKISFLKKVFQEGIGTYFAIVLGNLLVGGLSLITALNFLKEIFERDQEKEIIEKMILRIKMGDTLGNICEEIKIFTLEELALIKISEETGELSKTFLLIGQMRENKLQEKLNLLLKIGEPLLIVGVGIFLSFFIIGLYLPFFFLGDSLSL, encoded by the coding sequence ATGTTAAATAAATATATTTATAGTTGCATGAATGAATCAGGAAAAATATTAAAGGGCGAAATATTAGAAGTATCTTTAGAAGATGCAAAAAAAGAACTTAAAAATAAATATAAGATAATTTTAAAAATTAAATTGGACAATGAAAACTTAAAAAAAATTTCTCCAAATAAATTAAAACTTTTTATAAAAACTATGGGGAGCTTATTAGAGGGAGGAATTACTTTAAAAAACGCTTTAAAAACAAATTTAAAATTATTAAAAGATGCAAAAGTTAAAAAGATGGTAGAAAAATTAATAGATAATATAGAAATGGGATATAGTTTAAGTGAAATTTTAAAAAAATATACAAAAATAAAAAAAATTTATATAGTTTTTTTAGAGGTTGGAGAAGTTACAGGGAATATAGGAAAAGCATTTAAAATTATAGACACTATGCAAGAACGAGAGAGTAAATATAAAATGAAATTTTATGGAATAATGGCATACCCTTTGATCACTATAATTTTTTCTTTCTTTATTTTAATTGGAATGAGTATATTTATAGCTCCTAAAATATTAGAAATATACTCTACTAGCGAAGCAAAATTACCAATAATAACAAGAATTATAATAATAATTTTAGAGATTTTAAAAAAATATTTTTATATAATTTTTTTGTTTATATTTTTATTTATATATGGACTAAAGAATAAAAAAATTAGAAATGTTATATTTAAAATATCTTTTCTTAAAAAAGTTTTTCAAGAAGGGATAGGAACATATTTTGCTATAGTATTAGGAAATCTTTTAGTAGGAGGATTAAGTCTTATAACAGCTTTGAATTTTCTAAAAGAAATCTTTGAAAGAGATCAAGAAAAAGAAATTATAGAAAAAATGATTTTAAGAATAAAAATGGGAGACACCTTAGGAAATATTTGTGAAGAAATAAAAATTTTCACTTTAGAAGAATTAGCTCTTATAAAAATAAGTGAGGAAACAGGAGAGCTCTCAAAGACTTTTCTTTTAATAGGACAAATGCGAGAGAATAAATTGCAAGAAAAATTAAATTTATTATTGAAAATAGGAGAGCCCCTTCTTATTGTAGGAGTAGGAATATTTTTAAGTTTTTTTATAATAGGACTGTATTTACCTTTTTTCTTTTTAGGAGATAGTTTGAGTTTATAA